Proteins encoded by one window of Nocardioides euryhalodurans:
- a CDS encoding acyl-CoA dehydrogenase produces MATDTAAPDAGSTRGYVQPTIDVAALRRLLDGRYAEVRDLVRSNLAEHASVLEEAETLSTDDYRDRVRDLVVTMASTGQTGMGFPEAYGGGGDLGASIAAFETLAYGDLSVLVKVGVQFGLFGGAILQLGTQRHHDQYLADLISGRVMGCFAMTEVGHGSNVQALGTVATYDPDREEFVLTTPDPSARKDWIGNAARHAELAVVFAQLEVGGEAHGVHALVVPLRRDGEVLDGITIEDDGLKMGLNGVDNGRIGFDHVRVPRENLLDQFAQVTPDGRYESPIENANRRFFTMLGTLVQGRVCVGGAGINAAKVALAIAITYADRRRQFNATSEEQEELLLDYGLHQRRLLPLLARTYALHFAQEVVALELHEVFTQTDAPEEGENEHRRRELESLAAGTKALGTWHATRTIQECREACGGQGYRAVNRFAALKADTDVFTTFEGDNHVLLQLVAKGLLTDYAGEFEEMDQFGMVRFVAGLAVDTVIERTSVHKLLERVRDVLPGGDEWDQEAGLLDPDYQRMMLRFREEHMLSGVARRLKRGIDGGMDPGEVFSRVQDHVIAAAGAHVERQVLDAFVDKVATLEDGDAKVALNLLCDLFALSTIEADRAWFMEHGRMSAQRSKAISREVNDLCRKLRPLARDLVDAFGVPPEMLRSPELVG; encoded by the coding sequence ATGGCCACCGACACCGCTGCGCCCGATGCCGGCAGCACCCGCGGCTACGTCCAGCCCACCATCGACGTCGCGGCCCTGCGCCGGCTGCTCGACGGCCGCTACGCCGAGGTCCGCGACCTGGTCCGCAGCAACCTCGCCGAGCACGCCTCGGTCCTCGAGGAGGCCGAGACCCTCTCGACCGACGACTACCGCGACCGCGTGCGCGACCTCGTGGTCACCATGGCGTCCACCGGCCAGACCGGCATGGGCTTCCCCGAGGCGTACGGCGGCGGCGGCGACCTCGGCGCCTCGATCGCGGCCTTCGAGACGCTGGCCTACGGCGACCTGTCCGTCCTGGTGAAGGTCGGCGTGCAGTTCGGGCTCTTCGGCGGTGCGATCCTGCAGCTCGGCACGCAGCGCCACCACGACCAATACCTCGCCGACCTGATCTCCGGTCGCGTGATGGGCTGCTTCGCGATGACCGAGGTCGGGCACGGCTCCAACGTGCAGGCGCTCGGCACGGTGGCGACGTACGACCCGGACCGCGAGGAGTTCGTCCTCACCACCCCGGACCCGTCGGCGCGCAAGGACTGGATCGGCAACGCCGCCCGGCACGCCGAGCTGGCCGTGGTCTTCGCACAGCTCGAGGTCGGGGGCGAGGCGCACGGCGTGCACGCGCTCGTGGTTCCGCTGCGCCGCGACGGCGAGGTCCTCGACGGGATCACCATCGAGGACGACGGGCTGAAGATGGGGCTCAACGGCGTCGACAACGGGCGGATCGGCTTCGACCACGTCCGGGTGCCGCGCGAGAACCTCCTCGACCAGTTCGCGCAGGTGACCCCCGACGGGCGGTACGAGAGCCCGATCGAGAACGCCAACCGTCGCTTCTTCACCATGCTCGGGACGCTCGTCCAGGGCCGGGTGTGCGTCGGCGGAGCCGGCATCAACGCGGCCAAGGTGGCGCTCGCGATCGCGATCACCTACGCGGACCGCCGTCGGCAGTTCAACGCCACCTCGGAGGAGCAGGAGGAGCTGCTCCTCGACTACGGGCTGCACCAGCGTCGACTGCTGCCGCTGCTCGCACGGACGTACGCCCTCCACTTCGCCCAGGAGGTCGTGGCGCTCGAGCTGCACGAGGTATTCACGCAGACCGACGCCCCCGAGGAGGGGGAGAACGAGCACCGGCGGCGCGAGCTGGAGTCGCTGGCCGCCGGCACCAAGGCGCTCGGCACCTGGCACGCCACCCGCACCATCCAGGAGTGCCGCGAGGCGTGCGGCGGGCAGGGGTACCGCGCGGTCAACCGGTTCGCCGCCCTCAAGGCCGACACCGACGTCTTCACGACCTTCGAGGGCGACAACCACGTGCTGCTGCAGCTGGTCGCCAAGGGCCTGCTCACCGACTACGCCGGTGAGTTCGAGGAGATGGACCAGTTCGGGATGGTCCGCTTCGTCGCCGGGCTCGCGGTCGACACCGTCATCGAGCGGACCTCGGTGCACAAGCTGCTCGAGCGGGTCCGCGACGTGCTGCCGGGCGGCGACGAGTGGGACCAGGAGGCCGGGCTGCTCGACCCCGACTACCAGCGGATGATGCTGCGCTTCCGCGAGGAGCACATGCTCTCCGGCGTCGCACGCCGCCTCAAGCGCGGCATCGACGGTGGCATGGACCCGGGCGAGGTGTTCTCCCGCGTCCAGGACCACGTCATCGCCGCGGCCGGTGCCCACGTCGAACGGCAGGTGCTCGACGCGTTCGTCGACAAGGTGGCGACGCTCGAGGACGGCGACGCCAAGGTCGCCCTCAACCTGCTCTGCGACCTGTTCGCGCTCTCCACCATCGAGGCCGACCGGGCCTGGTTCATGGAGCACGGGCGGATGTCGGCGCAGCGCTCCAAGGCGATCAGCCGCGAGGTCAACGACCTGTGCCGCAAGCTCCGCCCGCTCGCCCGCGACCTGGTCGACGCGTTCGGCGTACCGCCGGAGATGCTGCGGTCGCCGGAGCTGGTGGGCTGA
- a CDS encoding C40 family peptidase: MRAVGSVLVLTLALAVPPAAGGMAWADGTDAPPTRSEVRDARAAVRDQTRDVATVQAELLAANQRLQDSAMRAAQASEAWNGARYRLEQARRAAAAAADRAGIARQDVDAQRQAYADAVVESYQMAPELTAVASIVQSDGIASVVEQTTTLGQTEAAMDTRYDGFRAASTLAGVAVVQATDARTEAEQLQVEAREARDAAVAAADAAAAEAQSIAERKGVLIEELARLEDVSVEIAEERQSALEAQALAEAAAEQRAAQEAAAAEQAAEQAEQDAADEASQPAPAPAPSPAPEPQPEPDPAPQPPPAPPAPPAPSGGVGAAISFARAQIGEPYQWGAAGPSAWDCSGLTMGAWSAGGRSLPHYSVAQYEQSTPIGVGNLQPGDLLFWGSSNSPSSIYHVALYVGSGQMIHAPRTGRPVTQESMYYWTAPNFFARP; encoded by the coding sequence GTGCGTGCAGTCGGATCCGTGCTGGTGCTCACCCTCGCTCTCGCGGTCCCCCCGGCCGCGGGAGGGATGGCGTGGGCCGACGGGACCGACGCGCCCCCCACCCGCTCCGAGGTGCGCGACGCGCGTGCCGCGGTACGGGACCAGACGCGCGACGTGGCAACCGTCCAGGCCGAGCTGCTCGCCGCGAACCAGCGGCTGCAGGACTCAGCCATGCGCGCAGCGCAGGCGAGTGAGGCGTGGAACGGTGCGCGATACCGGCTCGAGCAGGCGCGGCGGGCCGCGGCCGCCGCTGCCGACCGGGCCGGTATCGCGCGCCAAGACGTGGACGCCCAGCGTCAGGCGTACGCCGACGCGGTCGTCGAGTCCTACCAGATGGCCCCCGAGCTGACCGCCGTCGCGTCGATCGTGCAGTCCGACGGCATCGCCTCGGTGGTCGAGCAGACCACGACCCTCGGGCAGACCGAGGCCGCGATGGACACCCGCTACGACGGGTTCCGCGCCGCCTCGACGCTGGCCGGGGTGGCAGTCGTCCAGGCGACCGACGCCCGGACCGAGGCCGAGCAGCTGCAGGTCGAGGCCCGGGAGGCGCGCGACGCAGCCGTCGCCGCTGCCGACGCGGCTGCCGCGGAGGCGCAGTCGATCGCCGAGCGCAAGGGCGTCCTGATCGAGGAGCTCGCACGGCTCGAGGACGTCAGTGTCGAGATCGCCGAGGAGCGGCAGTCCGCGCTCGAGGCGCAGGCGCTCGCCGAGGCCGCCGCCGAGCAGCGGGCCGCCCAGGAGGCGGCCGCGGCGGAGCAGGCAGCCGAGCAGGCGGAGCAGGACGCCGCCGACGAGGCGTCGCAGCCGGCCCCGGCGCCGGCCCCCTCGCCGGCGCCGGAGCCCCAGCCCGAGCCCGACCCGGCACCGCAGCCCCCGCCCGCACCGCCCGCGCCGCCCGCCCCCAGTGGTGGCGTCGGCGCGGCCATCTCCTTCGCCCGTGCCCAGATCGGCGAGCCCTACCAGTGGGGTGCCGCCGGCCCCTCCGCCTGGGACTGCTCCGGCCTGACGATGGGCGCCTGGAGCGCCGGTGGCCGGTCGCTGCCCCACTACTCCGTCGCGCAGTACGAGCAGTCGACCCCGATCGGCGTCGGGAACCTGCAGCCGGGTGACCTGCTCTTCTGGGGCTCCTCGAACAGCCCGTCGTCGATCTACCACGTGGCGCTCTACGTCGGCAGCGGCCAGATGATCCACGCCCCGCGCACCGGCCGCCCGGTGACGCAGGAGTCGATGTACTACTGGACCGCGCCGAACTTCTTCGCGCGACCCTGA
- a CDS encoding phosphatase PAP2 family protein: MYRRAYALLVGTALVMGLLAIVAALVLDKRLADPDGFLGPSWLRLPLLLSGAFLADIVPRTLWLSRGRPGQWRSVARERIRDHWTRERLTLVVMGIVCFYITYVSYRNLKSFLPFIMGDKKYDYELHLVDQALMLGNEPADVLHAMLGTDVAAHFLSSIYLWFLPLVPLAVTAWLVWSRNISYGYWFVTSQVIAWTLGTLSYYMLPTLGPGFAYPWLYEDLASTPTNDLMDALFNSRVRVTLEGVEGAVQSTAGFASLHTAITLLVALMVQYTVRSRVVHWIAWVNFGLTIAATLYFGWHYIADDVAGILIALLAFYLGGIASGQKFERHGLASHPTTTTSAVPVEAKD, translated from the coding sequence GTGTATCGCCGGGCCTACGCACTCCTTGTCGGGACTGCTCTCGTCATGGGGTTGCTCGCCATCGTCGCGGCCCTGGTCCTCGACAAGCGACTCGCGGACCCGGACGGCTTCCTCGGCCCCTCGTGGCTGCGGCTGCCGCTGCTCCTCTCGGGTGCGTTCCTGGCCGACATCGTCCCGCGAACCCTGTGGCTCTCACGCGGTCGCCCCGGCCAGTGGCGCTCGGTCGCGCGGGAGCGGATCCGCGACCACTGGACGCGGGAGCGGCTGACGCTCGTCGTGATGGGCATCGTGTGCTTCTACATCACCTACGTCAGCTACCGGAACCTCAAGTCGTTCCTCCCCTTCATCATGGGGGACAAGAAGTACGACTACGAGCTGCACCTGGTCGACCAGGCCCTGATGCTCGGCAACGAGCCCGCGGACGTCCTCCACGCGATGCTCGGCACCGACGTCGCCGCCCACTTCCTGTCCTCGATCTACCTGTGGTTCCTGCCGCTGGTGCCGCTGGCCGTGACGGCCTGGCTCGTGTGGTCGCGCAACATCTCCTACGGCTACTGGTTCGTCACCTCGCAGGTCATCGCCTGGACGCTCGGGACGCTCTCCTACTACATGCTCCCGACCCTCGGCCCCGGGTTCGCCTACCCGTGGCTCTACGAGGACCTCGCGTCGACGCCGACCAACGACCTCATGGACGCCCTGTTCAACTCGCGCGTCCGGGTGACCCTCGAGGGGGTCGAGGGAGCGGTGCAGTCGACGGCCGGCTTCGCGAGCCTCCACACGGCGATCACCCTGCTGGTGGCGCTGATGGTGCAGTACACGGTCCGCTCCCGGGTGGTGCACTGGATCGCCTGGGTCAACTTCGGCCTCACCATCGCCGCGACCCTCTACTTCGGCTGGCACTACATCGCCGACGACGTCGCCGGCATCCTGATCGCGCTGCTCGCCTTCTACCTCGGTGGCATCGCCAGCGGGCAGAAGTTCGAGAGACACGGGCTCGCCTCGCACCCCACGACGACCACCTCCGCCGTCCCGGTCGAGGCCAAGGACTGA
- a CDS encoding ABC transporter ATP-binding protein: MLTLRDVTVALDGTPVVVDASLDLPDGEVLAVLGPSGSGKSTLLRAVAGLEPLAVGSIGWDGVDQAGVPTHKRGFALMFQDGQLFEHLTVARNVGYALKLRRAPDTDARVDELLELVGLPAYGGRMPATLSGGERQRVALARSLAVQPRLLLLDEPLSALDAGLRERLAADLRRILGEAGTTALLVTHDHDEAFTVADRLAVMRAGRIVQQGDIAEVWRAPVDAETALFLGYARVLDGEPAARVLVAAGLPAAPSVALRRSALRVADDGVLRGTVTASRLTPEQVRLEVDVPGAGLLDAVAPLDRHAGPGDPVSLRVDHTRLAVVAQP; encoded by the coding sequence ATGCTGACCCTGCGCGACGTCACCGTCGCCCTCGACGGCACCCCCGTCGTGGTCGACGCGTCCCTCGACCTGCCCGACGGCGAGGTGCTCGCCGTCCTGGGCCCGTCGGGCAGCGGCAAGTCGACGCTGCTGCGGGCGGTCGCCGGCCTCGAGCCGCTGGCCGTTGGCAGCATCGGCTGGGACGGTGTCGACCAGGCCGGCGTCCCGACCCACAAGCGGGGCTTCGCGCTGATGTTCCAGGACGGCCAGCTCTTCGAGCACCTGACGGTCGCCCGCAACGTCGGCTACGCCCTGAAGCTGCGCCGTGCGCCCGACACCGACGCGCGCGTCGACGAGCTGCTCGAGCTCGTGGGGCTCCCGGCGTACGGCGGGCGGATGCCGGCGACCCTCTCGGGCGGTGAGCGGCAGCGGGTCGCCCTCGCCCGGTCGCTGGCGGTGCAGCCCCGGCTGCTGCTCCTCGACGAGCCGCTCTCGGCGCTCGACGCCGGGCTGCGCGAGCGGCTCGCCGCCGACCTGCGAAGGATCCTGGGCGAGGCCGGGACCACCGCCCTGCTGGTGACCCACGACCACGACGAGGCCTTCACCGTGGCCGACCGGCTCGCGGTGATGCGCGCGGGACGGATCGTGCAGCAGGGCGACATCGCGGAGGTCTGGCGGGCACCCGTCGACGCCGAGACCGCGCTCTTCCTCGGCTACGCACGGGTGCTGGACGGGGAGCCGGCCGCGCGGGTCCTCGTGGCCGCCGGCCTGCCGGCGGCCCCCTCCGTCGCCCTGCGCCGCTCGGCGCTGCGGGTGGCCGACGACGGGGTCCTGCGCGGGACCGTGACCGCCTCGCGGCTCACGCCCGAGCAGGTCCGGCTCGAGGTCGACGTACCGGGTGCGGGGCTGCTCGACGCGGTCGCCCCGCTCGACCGTCACGCCGGGCCGGGTGACCCGGTGAGCCTACGGGTGGACCACACGCGTCTGGCCGTCGTGGCGCAACCCTAG
- a CDS encoding ABC transporter permease, with protein sequence MNRRLLGLAALALVPVLVLVAFFVVPVAAMLQLGFWPDGELDVAGVLEVLTRDRTVRVLLFTLGSATAGTVLSVLLGLPAAYVLHRTALPLRRVVRALLLVPFVLPTVVVGVAFRQLLGEGGPLGPLGLDATPVAIVLGLVFFNVAVVIRVVGSAWESLDERAGQAAATLGAAPWTVLRTVTLPRLRPAIVSAATVVFLFCSTAFGVVLTLGGPRYATVETEIYLLTVQVFDLQAAAALSVLQLVVVAVLLVAAQRTRVSAPVAREASRARPVTRADAVPVTATLLVLLYVALPIAALVAGSLRVAGEWSLGNYAALDTTGERTSLLVPVTEALANSLRTAVDATWMALGTGLLVALVVTRRSRSRVERRVRGVLDGFFMLPLGVSAVTLGFGFLVALDQPPLDLRDSPLLVPIAQALVALPLVVRTLVPVLSGIDDRQRQAAASLGAGPLRTLTTVDVPVLWRPMLAGAGFAFAASLGEFGATSFLARAEAPTLPVVIFRLLGTPGQMNYGMALAASVVLAATTALVMLLVERLRVPSLGAL encoded by the coding sequence GTGAACCGCCGGCTGCTCGGCCTCGCCGCCCTGGCACTGGTGCCGGTGCTGGTGCTGGTCGCCTTCTTCGTGGTGCCCGTCGCCGCCATGCTGCAGCTGGGCTTCTGGCCGGACGGCGAGCTCGACGTGGCGGGGGTGCTCGAGGTGCTGACCCGCGACCGGACGGTCCGGGTGCTGCTGTTCACCCTCGGCTCGGCCACCGCCGGGACCGTGCTCTCGGTGCTGCTGGGGCTGCCCGCGGCGTACGTCCTGCACCGGACGGCGCTGCCGCTGCGCCGTGTGGTGCGGGCGCTGCTGCTCGTGCCGTTCGTGCTGCCGACCGTCGTGGTGGGCGTCGCCTTCCGGCAGCTGCTGGGGGAGGGCGGACCGCTCGGCCCGCTCGGTCTCGACGCGACGCCGGTCGCGATCGTGCTCGGCCTGGTCTTCTTCAACGTCGCCGTGGTGATCCGCGTGGTCGGCAGCGCCTGGGAGTCGCTCGACGAGCGCGCCGGCCAGGCCGCCGCCACCCTCGGCGCCGCACCCTGGACCGTGCTCCGGACCGTCACCCTGCCGCGGCTGCGTCCGGCCATCGTCTCGGCGGCCACCGTGGTCTTCCTCTTCTGCTCGACCGCCTTCGGCGTCGTGCTCACCCTCGGCGGGCCGCGCTACGCCACGGTGGAGACCGAGATCTACCTGCTCACCGTCCAGGTCTTCGACCTGCAGGCCGCGGCCGCGCTGTCGGTCCTCCAGCTCGTGGTCGTGGCGGTGCTGCTCGTCGCCGCGCAGCGGACCCGGGTCTCCGCGCCGGTGGCCCGCGAGGCCTCACGCGCCCGTCCGGTCACCCGCGCCGACGCGGTCCCGGTCACGGCCACCCTGCTCGTCCTCCTCTACGTCGCCCTGCCGATCGCGGCGCTGGTCGCCGGGTCCTTGCGCGTGGCCGGCGAGTGGAGCCTGGGCAACTACGCCGCTCTCGACACCACCGGTGAGCGGACCTCGCTGCTGGTGCCGGTCACCGAGGCGCTGGCCAACTCGCTGCGGACCGCCGTCGACGCGACCTGGATGGCGCTCGGCACCGGTCTGCTCGTGGCCCTCGTCGTGACCCGGCGCTCCCGCTCGCGGGTCGAGCGCCGCGTCCGCGGCGTGCTCGACGGCTTCTTCATGCTGCCGCTCGGCGTGTCCGCGGTGACCCTCGGGTTCGGCTTCCTGGTCGCCCTGGACCAGCCTCCGCTGGACCTGCGCGACAGTCCGCTGCTGGTCCCGATCGCGCAGGCCCTGGTGGCGCTGCCGCTGGTGGTCCGCACGCTCGTCCCCGTGCTCTCCGGCATCGACGACCGGCAGCGCCAGGCCGCCGCGTCGCTCGGCGCCGGGCCGCTGCGCACCCTCACGACCGTGGACGTCCCCGTGCTGTGGCGGCCGATGCTGGCCGGGGCGGGCTTCGCGTTCGCCGCGTCCCTCGGCGAGTTCGGCGCCACCTCGTTCCTCGCCCGGGCCGAGGCGCCGACGCTGCCGGTGGTGATCTTCCGGCTGCTCGGCACCCCCGGCCAGATGAACTACGGCATGGCGCTGGCGGCATCGGTCGTGCTCGCCGCCACCACCGCACTGGTGATGCTCCTCGTCGAGCGCCTCCGCGTGCCCTCCCTGGGAGCCCTGTGA
- a CDS encoding thiamine ABC transporter substrate-binding protein codes for MKSSLSVTLVAALLAGCSLTGGSSDEQSTAEDGTTPGEVVLVTHESFNLPKPLVKQFEEESGLDLEIRSAGDAGALTTRLAVTADNPTGDVAFGVDNTFASRALEEDVFDTLDVELPAGADDYVLPGDDGQRLAPVDNGNVCVNVDATWFEERDLAPPESLDDLADPAYEGLFVTPSALSSSPGLAFLLATVAAYGEDWPTYWEDLLANDALVVDGWTDAYYGDFTQGGEGGTRPIVLSYDSSPAFTVPKGSDESTTEALLDTCFRQVEYAGVLAGAANPEGGRELVEFLLGEDVQAALPGSMYVFPVRDGVALPEEWAAHAEQPADPYAVDPDEIAANRDAWLEEWRDLVTG; via the coding sequence ATGAAGTCCAGCCTTTCCGTGACCCTCGTGGCTGCCCTGCTGGCGGGCTGCAGCCTGACCGGCGGGAGCTCCGACGAGCAGTCCACCGCCGAGGACGGCACCACCCCCGGCGAGGTCGTGCTCGTCACCCACGAGTCGTTCAACCTGCCCAAGCCGCTGGTCAAGCAGTTCGAGGAGGAGTCGGGCCTCGACCTCGAGATCCGCAGCGCCGGGGATGCGGGGGCCCTGACGACGCGGCTGGCGGTGACCGCCGACAACCCGACCGGGGACGTCGCCTTCGGCGTCGACAACACCTTCGCCTCGCGGGCGCTCGAGGAGGACGTCTTCGACACCCTCGACGTCGAGCTGCCCGCCGGTGCCGACGACTACGTCCTGCCCGGCGACGACGGCCAGCGGCTCGCCCCGGTCGACAACGGCAACGTGTGCGTCAACGTCGACGCCACCTGGTTCGAGGAGCGCGACCTCGCCCCGCCCGAGTCCCTCGACGACCTGGCCGACCCCGCCTACGAGGGCCTCTTCGTCACGCCCTCGGCGCTGTCCAGCTCGCCGGGGCTCGCGTTCCTGCTGGCCACCGTGGCGGCGTACGGCGAGGACTGGCCGACCTACTGGGAGGACCTGCTCGCCAACGACGCGCTCGTCGTCGACGGCTGGACCGACGCCTACTACGGCGACTTCACCCAGGGCGGCGAGGGCGGCACCCGCCCGATCGTGCTGTCCTACGACTCCTCCCCGGCGTTCACGGTCCCCAAGGGGTCCGACGAGTCGACCACCGAGGCGCTGCTCGACACCTGCTTCCGCCAGGTGGAGTACGCCGGAGTGCTGGCCGGTGCCGCCAATCCCGAGGGCGGACGCGAGCTGGTCGAGTTCCTGCTCGGCGAGGACGTGCAGGCGGCCCTGCCCGGCTCGATGTACGTCTTCCCGGTGCGCGACGGCGTCGCGCTCCCGGAGGAGTGGGCCGCGCACGCCGAGCAGCCCGCCGACCCGTACGCCGTCGACCCGGACGAGATCGCGGCCAACCGCGACGCCTGGCTCGAGGAGTGGCGCGACCTCGTGACCGGCTGA
- a CDS encoding alpha/beta hydrolase produces the protein MPSRRHQLLARVVPRIRRAQDLVDEPTERARLERRHAALDPSLPTRLVPRFAGRFSVVTEELDGFPVHVITPRGIDPARTVVHVHGGGFIAPVDDFHVRYATRLALALGARVVMPDYPLAPEHSWRDTVPPLVELTSRWLEQGRVTLLGDSAGGGPALAIALALRDRGGPQPSELLLLSPWVDLTTSTPDTPAYAERDPWLFLGKVHAYAGWWAGSPDDLARPEVSPALGDLTGLPRALMFCGTRDLLVPGCRLLAKRAADVGWDLTYVEEPDLIHVFPILPLLPEARTAWRTTLEFLA, from the coding sequence ATGCCGAGCCGTCGCCACCAGCTGCTCGCCCGGGTGGTGCCACGGATCCGCAGGGCACAGGACCTCGTGGACGAGCCGACCGAACGGGCGCGCCTCGAGCGGCGCCACGCCGCCCTCGACCCGTCGCTGCCCACCCGGCTGGTGCCCCGCTTCGCGGGGCGCTTCTCCGTCGTGACCGAGGAGCTCGACGGGTTCCCGGTCCACGTGATCACGCCGCGGGGCATCGACCCGGCCAGGACCGTCGTCCACGTCCACGGGGGCGGCTTCATCGCGCCGGTCGACGACTTCCACGTGCGCTACGCCACCCGGCTGGCGCTCGCCCTCGGCGCGCGCGTCGTGATGCCCGACTACCCCCTCGCGCCGGAGCACAGCTGGCGCGACACCGTCCCCCCGCTGGTGGAGCTGACGAGCCGCTGGCTGGAGCAGGGCCGGGTCACGCTGCTGGGTGACTCCGCGGGTGGCGGCCCGGCGCTGGCCATCGCGCTCGCGCTGCGCGACCGGGGCGGCCCGCAGCCGTCCGAGCTGCTGCTGCTCTCGCCGTGGGTCGACCTGACGACCTCGACGCCCGACACCCCGGCGTACGCCGAGCGGGACCCGTGGCTGTTCCTCGGAAAGGTGCACGCGTACGCCGGCTGGTGGGCAGGTTCGCCCGACGACCTCGCACGCCCCGAGGTGAGTCCCGCGCTCGGGGACCTGACCGGTCTGCCGCGGGCGCTGATGTTCTGCGGCACCCGCGACCTCCTCGTCCCCGGCTGCCGGCTGCTCGCCAAGCGGGCGGCCGACGTCGGCTGGGACCTCACCTACGTCGAGGAGCCGGACCTGATCCACGTCTTCCCGATCCTGCCGCTGCTCCCCGAGGCCCGGACCGCCTGGCGGACGACGCTGGAGTTCCTCGCATGA
- a CDS encoding GNAT family N-acetyltransferase, protein MITVTALPFGALDAATSYAVWKLRQDVFVVEQQCPYGDLDGRDPEDGTRHVVLREDDLVIGYARVLDDATVWRIGRVVLAPAARGRGLADVVMDTALQVCPDRDVVIDAQTPLADWYTGLGFTVDGEEFLDDGIPHLPMRRRPAG, encoded by the coding sequence ATGATCACCGTCACCGCCCTGCCGTTCGGCGCCCTCGACGCCGCCACCTCGTACGCCGTGTGGAAGCTTCGCCAGGACGTCTTCGTCGTCGAGCAACAGTGCCCCTACGGCGACCTCGACGGCCGTGACCCCGAGGACGGCACCCGCCACGTGGTGCTGCGCGAGGACGACCTGGTGATCGGCTATGCGCGGGTCCTCGACGACGCGACCGTGTGGCGGATCGGGCGGGTCGTGCTCGCGCCGGCCGCCCGTGGCCGGGGACTCGCCGACGTCGTCATGGACACGGCCCTGCAGGTCTGTCCCGACCGCGACGTCGTCATCGACGCCCAGACCCCGCTCGCCGACTGGTACACCGGCCTCGGCTTCACCGTCGACGGCGAGGAGTTCCTCGACGACGGCATCCCGCACCTGCCGATGCGCCGCCGCCCGGCCGGGTGA
- a CDS encoding sugar ABC transporter permease, producing MSDTGTEASEDRAEAEPEATAVAADLADERLLQSKGLSGWLQMQVNRLRSGDLGNLPVIIGLAVICIGFYAENARFLSSRNIVSITQYAAPIGIIALGIVLVLLLGQIDLSVGSVSGMAAAVMAVLMVNQGYSTLVGMLAGILVGVAVGAFYGLLFTWIGVPSFVFSLAGLLGFQGVLLLVLGENGTINLPSDSYLLEFTRFSFVTGWQSYALVALLVLGFLGSQYRSSVKRRAAGLGTPWWPMVLARAALLGGGLGFLTYYVNIDRGFSYLWILFVVLVMFADFALRRTVWGRHVFAVGGNVEAARRSGIKVNRVFMSVFVLTSTLAALGGLLAAGLQTSVSQASGTTDTNLTAIAAAVIGGTSLFGGRGSAYSALLGILVLQAITSGLNLAGVESEVRFMVTGAVLLIAVAIDSVSRRARSSSGRG from the coding sequence ATGAGTGACACCGGGACCGAGGCGTCGGAGGACCGGGCCGAGGCAGAGCCCGAGGCGACCGCGGTCGCCGCCGACCTGGCTGACGAACGGCTGCTGCAGAGCAAGGGGCTGAGTGGCTGGCTGCAGATGCAGGTCAACCGGCTCCGGTCCGGTGACCTCGGCAACCTGCCGGTGATCATCGGCCTCGCGGTCATCTGCATCGGCTTCTACGCCGAGAACGCGCGGTTCCTCTCCTCGCGCAACATCGTCTCGATCACCCAGTACGCCGCCCCGATCGGCATCATCGCGCTGGGCATCGTGCTGGTGCTGCTGCTCGGCCAGATCGACCTCTCGGTCGGCTCGGTCAGCGGCATGGCCGCGGCCGTGATGGCGGTGCTGATGGTCAACCAGGGCTACTCCACCCTCGTCGGCATGCTGGCCGGCATCCTGGTCGGCGTCGCGGTGGGGGCGTTCTACGGCCTGCTGTTCACGTGGATCGGGGTGCCGTCGTTCGTCTTCTCGCTCGCGGGACTGCTGGGCTTCCAGGGCGTGCTGCTCCTGGTGCTCGGCGAGAACGGCACCATCAACCTCCCGAGCGACTCCTACCTGCTGGAGTTCACCCGGTTCAGCTTCGTGACCGGCTGGCAGTCGTACGCCCTGGTGGCCCTGCTGGTCCTGGGCTTCCTCGGCTCGCAGTACCGCTCGTCGGTCAAGCGGCGCGCGGCCGGGCTCGGGACCCCGTGGTGGCCGATGGTGCTGGCCAGGGCTGCGCTGCTCGGCGGCGGCCTCGGCTTCCTGACCTACTACGTCAACATCGACCGCGGCTTCAGCTATCTCTGGATCCTGTTCGTGGTGCTGGTGATGTTCGCGGACTTCGCGCTGCGGCGCACGGTCTGGGGTCGTCACGTGTTCGCGGTCGGCGGCAACGTCGAGGCGGCGCGCCGCTCCGGCATCAAGGTCAACCGGGTGTTCATGTCGGTTTTCGTGCTGACGTCCACCCTCGCGGCGCTCGGCGGCCTGCTCGCCGCCGGCCTGCAGACCTCGGTCTCGCAGGCCAGTGGCACCACCGACACCAACCTGACCGCCATCGCCGCCGCGGTCATCGGTGGCACCAGCCTCTTCGGTGGTCGCGGCTCGGCCTACTCCGCGCTGCTCGGCATCCTGGTGCTGCAGGCGATCACCAGCGGGCTCAACCTCGCCGGTGTCGAGTCGGAGGTGCGGTTCATGGTCACCGGAGCCGTGCTGCTGATCGCGGTCGCGATCGACTCGGTGTCGCGCCGGGCGCGCTCCTCGAGCGGACGCGGCTAG